A region from the bacterium genome encodes:
- a CDS encoding thiamine phosphate synthase: MDRAAPVAQSLADQGCNMIQVRAKNLPANRFFHFVKQVLRSVGPECQIIVNDRLDVALAAGAAGVHLGGSDLPLTAARAVAGRGFILGATCRDPECARQALRQGADYLGVGAVFPTGSKSDTRLIGLEGLAAVAHAVSLPVYAIAGITLDNAASTVAAGAYGCAGISALSEAENPAAAFLALERALDRAAANINP, from the coding sequence CTGGACAGGGCTGCGCCTGTCGCGCAAAGCCTTGCCGATCAAGGCTGTAACATGATTCAAGTCCGCGCTAAAAATCTTCCCGCGAACCGTTTTTTTCATTTTGTGAAGCAAGTTCTGCGTTCTGTCGGCCCGGAATGCCAGATTATAGTCAACGACCGGCTGGATGTCGCCCTGGCCGCCGGGGCCGCCGGGGTGCACCTGGGCGGGTCGGACCTGCCCCTGACCGCGGCCCGCGCGGTGGCGGGCCGCGGTTTCATCCTGGGCGCCACCTGCCGCGACCCGGAATGCGCCCGTCAGGCCCTGCGCCAGGGGGCCGATTACCTTGGAGTGGGCGCGGTGTTCCCTACCGGCTCCAAGAGCGACACCCGGCTGATCGGCCTGGAGGGCCTGGCCGCGGTGGCGCACGCGGTGAGCCTGCCGGTCTACGCCATCGCCGGGATAACCTTGGATAACGCCGCCTCCACGGTGGCGGCCGGGGCCTACGGCTGCGCCGGGATATCGGCCCTGAGCGAGGCCGAAAACCCGGCCGCGGCCTTTCTGGCCCTGGAGCGCGCCCTGGACCGCGCCGCGGCCAACATTAACCCTTGA
- a CDS encoding ferredoxin: protein MSIRRVWIEEGCTLCGMCEEECPEVFELGDDSAQVIEEADFSESEDTIVNAAESCPVQIIHFEED from the coding sequence ATGTCTATCCGACGGGTCTGGATCGAGGAGGGCTGCACCCTGTGCGGAATGTGCGAGGAGGAATGCCCCGAGGTGTTCGAGCTGGGAGATGACAGCGCCCAGGTGATCGAGGAGGCGGATTTCAGCGAGAGCGAAGACACTATTGTCAACGCCGCCGAAAGCTGCCCGGTGCAGATCATCCATTTCGAGGAAGATTGA